One window of Pseudomonas sp. ML2-2023-3 genomic DNA carries:
- a CDS encoding thiolase domain-containing protein, whose product MRSPVITGWYHSPFGKFDQLDPELMMAEAALGALAHADIAPEQIDSVHVGHFNAGFLYQDFPSALLANHIPQLRFTPSVRVENACSTGSAAIHSALQAVLSGQSKHALVVGFEKMNTLPTAEVGKILLKCCYAKEEANIEGGFAGVFGNIAQSYFDRYGDQSDALAMIAAKNHANGVLNPYAHMRRDFGYDFCRHPSEKNPFVVGPLKRTDCSLITDGSAALVISREDLVGGRGQAVRFRSAVQVNDYMPLSRRDPTFFEGAARAWQQALQTAGLSLDDLSLVETHDCFTVAELMEYEAMGLAERGQGARVIAEGISRKDGRLPINPSGGLKSKGHPIGATGVSMHVMAAMQLTGQAGDMQLPTADRAGVFNMGGAAVTNYVSILETVQ is encoded by the coding sequence ATGCGATCGCCTGTTATTACTGGCTGGTATCACTCGCCATTCGGCAAGTTCGACCAACTCGACCCTGAACTCATGATGGCCGAGGCCGCGTTGGGCGCGCTGGCGCACGCTGATATCGCGCCGGAGCAGATCGACTCCGTTCACGTCGGCCATTTCAACGCAGGCTTTCTCTACCAGGATTTTCCATCTGCGCTGCTGGCCAATCACATTCCGCAATTGCGCTTCACGCCTTCAGTTCGCGTGGAAAACGCCTGCTCTACCGGCTCCGCTGCCATCCACTCGGCGCTGCAGGCCGTGCTCAGCGGCCAGAGCAAGCACGCCCTGGTGGTGGGCTTCGAAAAGATGAATACGTTGCCCACCGCCGAGGTCGGCAAGATCCTGCTCAAGTGCTGTTACGCCAAGGAAGAAGCCAACATTGAGGGCGGCTTTGCAGGCGTGTTCGGCAACATTGCGCAGAGTTACTTCGACCGTTACGGCGACCAGTCCGATGCGCTGGCGATGATTGCCGCGAAGAACCATGCCAACGGTGTACTGAACCCGTACGCTCACATGCGCCGGGATTTCGGCTATGACTTCTGCCGTCATCCCTCCGAGAAAAACCCGTTTGTGGTCGGGCCACTGAAACGTACCGACTGCTCTCTGATCACCGATGGCTCGGCCGCCCTGGTGATCAGCCGCGAGGATCTGGTGGGCGGTCGCGGTCAAGCCGTGCGCTTCCGTTCTGCGGTGCAAGTCAACGACTACATGCCGCTGTCCAGGCGAGACCCGACGTTCTTCGAAGGCGCAGCCCGCGCCTGGCAGCAGGCCCTGCAAACAGCAGGCCTGAGCCTGGACGACCTGTCGCTGGTCGAGACCCACGACTGCTTCACGGTCGCTGAATTGATGGAATACGAAGCCATGGGCCTGGCCGAGCGCGGCCAGGGGGCGCGTGTCATCGCCGAAGGCATCAGTCGCAAGGACGGGCGCCTGCCGATCAACCCGTCTGGCGGCCTCAAGTCCAAGGGCCACCCGATCGGCGCCACCGGGGTGTCGATGCACGTCATGGCCGCCATGCAGCTCACGGGCCAGGCGGGGGACATGCAACTGCCCACGGCCGATCGCGCCGGCGTGTTCAACATGGGGGGCGCGGCGGTGACCAACTACGTGAGCATCCTGGAGACCGTGCAATGA
- a CDS encoding acyl-CoA synthetase: protein MKGIDNVMNLGEMLNQIARRYPDAPGLIRGGREYTWKEISMRVDSVAAALRDRGIGKGDKLLVHSRNNLPLFESAWVAFRLGAVWVPTNVRITPVEAAYLGSSSGAVAMLYDEGLEHYVDAVREASPSLQTVIAIGQPRSGELGYEQLLDEGRASYAAFRAAEVTYHDPLWFFYTSGTTGHPKAGVLTHGQMAFVITNHIADLMPGLNQHSRSLVLAPLSHGAGIHALVNVARGAACVLPASDKLDCDEAWRLVQEYRVDNLFTVPTIVKMLTESDAVDRYDHSSLQHLIYAGAPMYRADQRHALNKLGKVLVQYYGLGEVTGNITVLPADCHESEDSPDAKVGSCGYPRTGMQVAILDEAGNELDTGIDGEICVRGPAVFSGYYNNPKANESCFKFGWFHTGDLGHLDEQGYLFITGRASDMYISGGSNVYPREIEEALLSHPAVTEAAVLGMPDAKWGESGYAVIVTTAEVTDEQLLAYLEPRIARYKWPKRFVRWAEMPKSGYGKIVKKQIRALLEERQEVA, encoded by the coding sequence ATGAAAGGTATCGACAACGTCATGAACCTGGGCGAAATGCTCAACCAGATCGCACGTCGCTATCCCGATGCGCCCGGCCTTATCCGGGGTGGACGTGAATACACCTGGAAAGAAATTTCCATGCGGGTCGATAGCGTCGCCGCCGCGTTGCGCGACCGCGGTATCGGTAAGGGCGACAAGCTGCTGGTGCATTCGCGCAATAACTTGCCGCTGTTCGAAAGTGCCTGGGTCGCGTTTCGTCTGGGCGCTGTGTGGGTCCCGACCAATGTGCGGATCACCCCGGTGGAGGCGGCTTACCTGGGCAGCTCCAGCGGCGCGGTGGCCATGCTTTACGACGAAGGTCTCGAACATTACGTCGACGCTGTGCGCGAAGCGTCGCCCAGCCTGCAGACGGTCATCGCCATCGGTCAGCCCCGCAGCGGTGAGCTGGGTTACGAGCAGTTGCTGGATGAGGGCCGCGCTTCGTATGCGGCTTTCCGTGCGGCCGAAGTGACGTACCACGACCCGCTGTGGTTCTTCTACACCTCAGGCACCACCGGCCACCCCAAGGCCGGGGTGCTGACCCACGGCCAGATGGCTTTTGTCATTACCAACCACATCGCCGACCTGATGCCCGGCCTGAACCAGCACTCGCGTTCGCTGGTGCTCGCTCCGCTCTCCCACGGCGCCGGTATCCATGCGCTGGTCAATGTCGCCCGAGGGGCTGCCTGCGTCCTGCCGGCCAGCGACAAGCTCGATTGCGATGAGGCCTGGCGCCTGGTGCAGGAGTACCGCGTGGATAACCTGTTCACCGTGCCGACCATCGTCAAAATGCTCACCGAAAGCGATGCCGTCGACCGCTACGACCACAGCAGCCTGCAACACCTGATCTACGCGGGCGCGCCGATGTACCGCGCTGATCAACGCCATGCCCTGAACAAACTGGGCAAGGTCCTGGTGCAGTATTACGGCCTGGGCGAAGTGACCGGCAACATCACCGTGCTGCCCGCCGACTGCCATGAAAGTGAAGACTCGCCAGACGCCAAGGTCGGCAGCTGCGGCTACCCTCGAACCGGCATGCAAGTGGCGATTCTCGACGAGGCGGGCAACGAACTGGACACGGGCATAGACGGTGAAATCTGCGTGCGCGGGCCCGCAGTGTTCAGCGGTTACTACAACAACCCGAAGGCCAACGAAAGCTGTTTCAAGTTCGGCTGGTTCCACACGGGTGACCTAGGCCATCTGGATGAACAGGGCTACCTGTTCATCACGGGCCGCGCTTCGGACATGTACATTTCCGGTGGGTCGAACGTGTATCCACGGGAGATCGAAGAGGCCCTGCTCAGCCATCCAGCGGTAACCGAGGCTGCGGTGCTGGGCATGCCCGACGCCAAGTGGGGGGAGTCCGGTTACGCCGTCATCGTCACCACTGCCGAGGTCACGGACGAACAACTGCTTGCCTACCTGGAGCCACGCATTGCGCGCTACAAATGGCCCAAGCGCTTTGTGCGCTGGGCCGAAATGCCCAAGTCCGGCTACGGCAAAATCGTCAAGAAGCAGATCCGTGCGCTGCTCGAAGAACGGCAGGAGGTCGCCTGA
- a CDS encoding PPC domain-containing DNA-binding protein, with protein sequence MNVAAVQESQVQGGRLGRLVIARLKPNEDIIDSAEALCREHGIHLAVVRGGLGSLIDGQLSYQGREGMMKIPVEGPGVEILSISGEILSGESRLQAVLADADGKLYAGRLERGKNLTFITVELTLQEWLPD encoded by the coding sequence ATGAACGTCGCTGCAGTCCAGGAATCACAAGTTCAGGGCGGCCGACTGGGCCGTCTGGTCATCGCACGCCTCAAGCCCAATGAAGACATCATCGACAGTGCCGAAGCCCTGTGCAGAGAGCACGGAATCCATCTGGCCGTGGTGCGCGGCGGTCTGGGCAGCCTGATTGATGGTCAGCTCAGCTACCAGGGCCGCGAAGGCATGATGAAGATCCCTGTCGAAGGTCCGGGGGTGGAAATCCTCAGCATCAGCGGCGAAATTCTCAGCGGTGAAAGTCGTCTGCAGGCGGTGCTAGCCGATGCGGACGGCAAGCTCTACGCCGGTCGCTTGGAGCGCGGCAAAAACCTCACGTTCATCACGGTCGAGTTGACGCTGCAGGAGTGGCTGCCCGACTGA
- a CDS encoding OprD family porin yields the protein MKKTPFVRLSMLATTGIVLSPLAYADFVKDSKATLGFRNYYFNNDYRDRTGPAGQSKTAEWAQGFFLDYKSGFTEGTVGFGLDVLGLQGVRLDGGKGNHRGSSMIPDDSDGGAVDDWSRLGLTGKMRFSQTEARYGTLQPKLPILVANDGRVLPQTFEGGMITSKEVDNLTLVGGRLEHATGRGSSNRSGFAVAGGTQQSNEFLFAGADYKLTKDLTLQYYTSRLEDYYVQHFGGLVHVLPLGEGQSLTTDLRYFKTDADGRNDSASGRAAGYRVSGLGDTAGKIDNDTWSAMFTYALGGNSFLLGYQSVSDSGNFVQLNQGNINEGAAGSSIYLFTDRLITSFTRAGERTAFGQYGYNFAGLGMPGLVASVTYLKGTNIRMASGGTEKEWERDLALDYVVQTGTFKGVGFSWRNGTMRSGVPSEYAQDQNRVSINYTLALF from the coding sequence ATGAAAAAAACTCCTTTCGTTCGACTGTCCATGCTCGCCACTACGGGGATTGTCCTGTCGCCCTTGGCGTATGCGGACTTCGTCAAGGACAGCAAGGCCACCCTGGGTTTTCGCAACTACTACTTCAACAATGATTACCGTGATCGCACCGGTCCCGCCGGGCAAAGCAAGACGGCGGAATGGGCTCAGGGGTTCTTCCTCGATTACAAATCCGGCTTCACCGAAGGCACCGTCGGTTTTGGACTGGACGTGCTCGGTTTGCAGGGTGTGCGCCTGGATGGCGGCAAAGGCAATCACCGCGGCAGCTCGATGATCCCTGATGATAGCGATGGCGGTGCGGTGGATGACTGGAGTCGCCTGGGGCTGACCGGGAAGATGCGCTTTTCCCAGACTGAAGCCCGTTACGGAACGCTGCAGCCGAAGTTGCCGATCCTGGTGGCCAACGATGGTCGAGTGCTGCCGCAAACCTTCGAAGGCGGCATGATTACTTCCAAAGAAGTGGACAACCTGACTCTGGTTGGCGGTCGCCTGGAACACGCCACCGGCCGCGGATCAAGCAACCGCTCGGGGTTCGCGGTTGCTGGCGGCACGCAGCAGAGCAATGAGTTCCTGTTTGCCGGTGCCGACTACAAGCTGACCAAGGACCTCACGCTGCAATACTACACATCCCGGCTGGAAGACTATTACGTGCAACATTTTGGCGGGCTGGTGCATGTGCTGCCGTTGGGCGAGGGGCAGTCGCTGACGACTGATCTGCGTTACTTCAAGACTGACGCCGACGGTCGCAACGACTCCGCCTCGGGTCGCGCAGCCGGTTATCGGGTCAGTGGCCTGGGTGATACCGCTGGCAAAATCGACAACGACACCTGGAGTGCGATGTTTACCTATGCCCTTGGGGGCAATTCTTTCCTGCTCGGTTACCAGAGTGTGTCCGACAGCGGCAACTTCGTGCAGCTCAACCAGGGCAATATCAACGAGGGGGCAGCAGGCAGCAGCATTTACCTGTTCACCGATCGCCTGATCACCAGCTTCACCCGGGCAGGTGAGCGTACGGCATTCGGGCAGTACGGCTACAACTTCGCCGGGCTGGGCATGCCGGGGCTGGTGGCGTCCGTGACCTATCTCAAAGGCACTAATATCCGCATGGCGAGCGGTGGCACCGAGAAAGAGTGGGAGCGCGACCTGGCCCTGGATTACGTGGTGCAGACCGGGACCTTCAAGGGCGTCGGGTTCAGCTGGCGTAACGGAACGATGCGCAGTGGCGTGCCCAGCGAATATGCCCAGGATCAGAACCGGGTATCCATCAACTATACCCTGGCGTTGTTCTAG
- a CDS encoding TRAP transporter substrate-binding protein, which produces MSDFTRRNFLKTASLASAAVATAGLGLYSGKSEAAEFKLKFANNLPITHSMNVRAREMAKAVREETNGAVQIQVFPSSQLGSDTDTLAQVRSGAVDMFALSPVILGTLVPSVQISAVGFAFKDYDQVWSAMDGELGAHVRSEIAKTDTLFAFDKIWDNGFRVTTTSTRPIVTPDDLKAMKLRVPPSPIIMSIFRAFEAAPTSINFSEVYSALQTRIVEGQENPLTLVSSAKLYEVQKYCSLTNHVWDGFWMLGNNASFSRLPADLQAIVSKHINTAVMSQRNDLAKLQGTIRETLKQQGLELVESPPEPFRERLQSANYYADWHEKFGDAAWAILEKYSGKLA; this is translated from the coding sequence ATGAGCGACTTTACTCGCCGCAATTTTCTCAAAACGGCCTCCCTTGCGTCCGCTGCCGTCGCGACCGCAGGGCTTGGCCTTTACAGCGGCAAGAGTGAGGCCGCCGAGTTCAAGCTTAAATTTGCCAACAACCTGCCTATCACCCACTCGATGAATGTGCGGGCACGGGAAATGGCCAAGGCGGTACGCGAAGAAACCAACGGTGCGGTACAGATCCAGGTATTCCCCAGCAGCCAGCTGGGCAGCGACACCGACACCCTGGCGCAGGTGCGCTCTGGCGCCGTCGACATGTTCGCCCTGTCGCCGGTGATTCTCGGCACTCTGGTGCCGTCGGTGCAGATCAGCGCGGTGGGGTTCGCGTTCAAGGATTACGATCAAGTCTGGAGCGCGATGGACGGCGAGCTGGGTGCCCACGTTCGATCTGAAATTGCCAAGACCGATACCCTGTTCGCCTTCGACAAGATCTGGGACAACGGTTTTCGGGTAACCACCACCAGTACCCGGCCGATCGTGACCCCTGACGACCTGAAGGCCATGAAACTGCGCGTGCCGCCCAGCCCGATCATCATGTCGATCTTCCGCGCATTTGAGGCCGCCCCCACCAGCATCAACTTCTCGGAAGTGTATTCGGCGCTGCAGACCCGCATTGTCGAAGGCCAGGAAAACCCCCTGACCCTGGTCTCGTCGGCCAAACTCTACGAAGTGCAAAAATACTGCTCGCTGACCAACCACGTCTGGGATGGTTTCTGGATGCTGGGCAACAATGCCTCGTTCAGCCGCCTGCCTGCGGATTTGCAAGCCATTGTCAGCAAGCACATCAACACTGCCGTCATGTCCCAGCGCAATGACCTCGCCAAGCTTCAAGGCACCATCCGCGAGACTTTGAAACAGCAGGGCCTGGAGTTGGTCGAGTCGCCGCCGGAGCCGTTCCGTGAGCGCCTGCAGTCCGCCAACTACTACGCCGACTGGCACGAAAAGTTCGGCGACGCTGCCTGGGCAATCCTCGAAAAATACTCCGGGAAACTCGCATGA
- a CDS encoding TRAP transporter large permease subunit: MMGASVAVAPTTSMRLPARALVFLNTWCIHVVGAITVALLVIETCVLLAGVISRYVMHNPLIWADELASSLFIWLAMFGSVLALDRGEHMRMSALVNKLPVAWRGFCETLSALVVCLFVLVIIGPAMEHSHEQMSITTPALGIPDGLRAAALPVGAILMLLAAVSRMARYSTMRQFMAGVGVVAVVAAALWLSQPLLVGMGNYNLIIFFLVLLGACVFGGIPIAFAFGTATIAYLALVTHAPLSIVVGRMDEGMSHMVLLAVPLFVMLGVVLQLSGMAKTLIDFMASLLGHVRGGLQYVLLGAMFLVSGISGSKVADMAAVAPALFPEMKKRGSEPEELAALLAATGAMTETIPPSLVLITIGAVCSVSITALFIGGLMPAVVATVVIALVCWWRSRKEAMPTVKRAPLSVIARTFMIALPALALPLLIRVAVLEGAATATEVSTIGVAYVVMVGLVMHLFMRHIEFRRVYPMMLEAGALSGSILLIIGMASAMAWALTQSGFSAALVDLISEIPGGTIGFMVVTILVFVILGSVLEGIPAIVLFGPLMFPLAEMLGIHPVHYAMVVILAMGIGLFAPPLGVGFYAACAISKVSSDHVIRRVWGYLGALIVALIIVACFPWISIGFL, from the coding sequence ATGATGGGCGCGTCGGTGGCAGTGGCCCCCACTACTTCCATGCGCCTGCCGGCCCGGGCGCTCGTGTTTCTCAATACCTGGTGCATTCATGTGGTCGGAGCGATCACCGTTGCTCTGCTGGTGATCGAGACCTGCGTGTTGCTGGCGGGTGTGATTTCCCGCTACGTGATGCACAACCCGTTGATCTGGGCGGACGAACTGGCCTCTTCGCTGTTCATCTGGCTGGCCATGTTCGGCTCGGTGCTGGCCCTGGACCGCGGCGAACACATGCGCATGTCCGCCCTGGTGAACAAGCTTCCGGTGGCCTGGCGCGGATTCTGTGAAACGCTTTCGGCGTTGGTGGTGTGCCTGTTCGTACTGGTGATCATCGGGCCAGCCATGGAGCACTCCCATGAGCAGATGTCGATCACGACTCCGGCCCTGGGCATCCCCGACGGCTTGCGGGCTGCGGCTTTGCCGGTCGGCGCGATACTGATGCTGCTGGCTGCGGTGTCGCGCATGGCGCGGTATTCCACGATGCGCCAGTTCATGGCCGGGGTCGGCGTGGTGGCGGTCGTTGCCGCTGCTTTGTGGCTCAGCCAGCCGCTGCTGGTGGGGATGGGTAACTACAACCTGATCATCTTCTTCCTGGTGCTGCTGGGCGCCTGCGTGTTTGGTGGCATCCCGATCGCCTTCGCCTTCGGTACTGCAACCATCGCCTATCTGGCGCTGGTTACCCACGCGCCGTTGTCGATCGTGGTCGGGCGCATGGACGAAGGCATGTCGCACATGGTGCTGCTGGCGGTGCCGCTGTTCGTCATGCTGGGGGTGGTGCTGCAGCTTTCGGGCATGGCCAAGACGTTGATCGATTTCATGGCCTCACTGCTGGGGCATGTGCGGGGCGGGTTGCAGTATGTGTTGCTGGGGGCGATGTTTCTGGTATCGGGGATTTCCGGCTCCAAGGTTGCCGACATGGCAGCGGTGGCTCCGGCGCTGTTTCCTGAAATGAAGAAGCGTGGCTCCGAACCTGAAGAGCTGGCGGCGTTGCTGGCAGCCACCGGAGCCATGACCGAGACGATCCCGCCGAGCCTGGTGTTGATCACCATCGGTGCAGTCTGCAGTGTGTCCATTACGGCCTTGTTCATCGGCGGCCTGATGCCGGCGGTGGTTGCCACCGTGGTCATCGCGCTGGTGTGCTGGTGGCGTTCACGCAAGGAGGCCATGCCCACCGTCAAGCGCGCACCGCTGTCGGTCATCGCCCGTACGTTCATGATCGCCTTGCCTGCTCTGGCGCTGCCATTGCTGATTCGAGTGGCCGTGCTGGAAGGCGCAGCCACCGCCACCGAAGTCTCAACCATCGGAGTGGCTTATGTGGTGATGGTCGGACTGGTGATGCACCTGTTCATGCGCCACATCGAGTTCAGAAGGGTGTACCCGATGATGCTCGAGGCAGGGGCATTGTCCGGCTCGATTTTGCTGATCATCGGTATGGCATCTGCAATGGCCTGGGCACTCACGCAGTCCGGGTTCTCGGCCGCGCTGGTGGACCTGATCAGCGAGATTCCGGGGGGCACGATTGGCTTCATGGTCGTGACCATTCTTGTGTTCGTGATTCTGGGCAGCGTCCTGGAGGGGATCCCGGCGATCGTGCTGTTCGGTCCGCTGATGTTCCCGTTGGCGGAAATGCTCGGGATCCACCCGGTGCACTACGCGATGGTGGTGATCCTGGCCATGGGTATCGGTCTGTTCGCACCGCCTCTGGGCGTCGGTTTCTACGCTGCCTGCGCCATCAGCAAAGTGTCCTCGGACCATGTTATCCGCCGCGTCTGGGGTTACCTCGGCGCACTGATCGTGGCGTTGATCATCGTTGCCTGTTTCCCGTGGATCTCCATCGGTTTCCTTTAA
- a CDS encoding SDR family NAD(P)-dependent oxidoreductase: MSQLANRKITPVAALGRVALVTGAAMGIGAAIAERLGHDGHTVVVADINLAAAEEMVAGLKAQGIEALALAIDVGDAQSIAAAFEELHQRFGRCDVLVNNAGIAKTQAFLECDLADWQRVLNINLTGSLLCGQHAARLMESNGWGRIINVASISGMRASMGRTAYGTSKAAIIGLTRQMAVELADLGITVNGIAPGPVDTPLTQRLHSAKTRDSYARSVPMRRYGTPAEMAGAVAFLASDDSSYISGHVIPVDGGYMASGILEI, from the coding sequence ATGAGCCAATTAGCGAACAGAAAAATCACGCCTGTTGCAGCGCTGGGCCGTGTGGCCCTGGTCACGGGAGCGGCGATGGGGATTGGTGCTGCCATTGCCGAACGGCTGGGGCACGACGGGCATACCGTGGTGGTTGCCGATATCAACCTGGCTGCGGCCGAAGAAATGGTTGCCGGTCTCAAGGCTCAAGGCATTGAAGCGCTGGCGCTGGCCATCGATGTGGGCGACGCGCAGTCTATTGCTGCGGCATTCGAGGAGCTGCACCAGCGCTTCGGTCGTTGCGATGTCCTGGTCAACAACGCCGGGATCGCCAAGACCCAGGCCTTCCTGGAGTGTGACCTGGCTGACTGGCAGCGGGTATTGAACATCAACCTCACCGGCTCCCTGTTGTGCGGCCAGCATGCGGCCCGCCTGATGGAGTCCAACGGCTGGGGGCGGATCATCAATGTCGCGTCCATCAGTGGAATGCGGGCGAGCATGGGTCGCACGGCTTACGGCACCTCCAAGGCGGCGATCATCGGCCTGACCCGGCAGATGGCCGTGGAGCTGGCTGACTTGGGTATCACCGTCAACGGCATCGCGCCTGGCCCGGTGGACACACCGTTGACCCAGAGGCTGCACTCGGCCAAAACCCGGGACTCCTACGCTCGGTCAGTGCCGATGCGTCGATACGGAACGCCTGCGGAAATGGCAGGGGCGGTTGCGTTTCTGGCGTCCGACGATTCTTCGTATATCAGCGGTCACGTGATTCCGGTGGACGGCGGCTACATGGCGTCGGGCATTCTGGAAATCTAA